Proteins encoded together in one Rubripirellula reticaptiva window:
- a CDS encoding glycosyltransferase family 2 protein has product MTSTTACSGLSPGASESGVSSQISLADITPVILTYNEEANLERTLQGLSWARSILLVDSFSTDETLKIAARFKNVHVVQRIFDHFAGQCNFGISQVKTKWVLSLDADYNCSTELADEISHLDSQMAGFRASFKYCVFGKPLRATLYPPRTVLYRTELAHYVRDGHAHRVHVSGELGKISSHIHHDDRKPIASWFGAQAKYAFLEAEKINSSPASDLSWKDWLRTKIVIAPFVVLFYCLVYRMLILDGWRGIYYSVQRFYAELLLSLVLLDQKVRRMVDDSH; this is encoded by the coding sequence GTGACTTCTACAACAGCCTGTAGCGGCTTGTCTCCAGGAGCGTCGGAGTCTGGCGTTTCGAGTCAGATTTCGCTAGCTGACATAACTCCAGTAATTCTTACTTATAACGAAGAGGCTAACCTCGAGCGAACACTTCAAGGACTGTCTTGGGCGAGGAGTATCTTGTTAGTTGACAGTTTCAGTACGGATGAAACTCTCAAGATCGCGGCGCGTTTCAAAAACGTTCATGTTGTCCAACGGATTTTTGATCACTTCGCAGGCCAGTGCAACTTTGGTATTTCGCAAGTTAAAACCAAATGGGTATTGTCGTTAGACGCAGATTACAATTGTAGTACCGAGCTCGCCGATGAAATCAGTCATCTTGATTCGCAGATGGCTGGTTTCCGTGCATCCTTTAAGTATTGTGTTTTTGGCAAGCCATTGCGGGCGACCCTCTATCCTCCGCGAACTGTTCTCTACCGAACTGAACTGGCACACTATGTGCGAGATGGGCACGCGCATCGAGTGCACGTTAGTGGCGAACTTGGAAAAATCTCGAGTCATATTCACCATGACGATCGAAAGCCGATTGCATCCTGGTTTGGCGCTCAAGCAAAGTATGCGTTTCTAGAGGCCGAAAAGATCAATTCATCACCCGCCTCAGACTTGAGTTGGAAGGATTGGTTGCGAACAAAAATCGTCATCGCGCCTTTTGTCGTTCTGTTCTATTGCCTGGTGTATCGCATGTTGATCTTGGATGGTTGGCGGGGGATCTACTACTCGGTCCAACGGTTTTACGCCGAACTGCTGCTTTCACTTGTCCTGCTGGACCAAAAGGTCCGGCGAATGGTCGATGATTCGCATTGA